The Rhea pennata isolate bPtePen1 chromosome 9, bPtePen1.pri, whole genome shotgun sequence genome has a segment encoding these proteins:
- the POLR2H gene encoding DNA-directed RNA polymerases I, II, and III subunit RPABC3 encodes MAGILFEDIFDVKDIDPEGKKFDRVSRLHCESESFKMDLILDVNIQIYPVDLGDKFRLVIASTLYEDGTLDDGEYNPTDDRPSRADQFEYVMYGKVYRIEGDETSTEAATRLSAYVSYGGLLMRLQGDANNLHGFEVDSRVYLLMKKLAF; translated from the exons ATGGCCGGGATCCTCTTCGAGGACATCTTCGATGTGAAGGACATCGACCCCGAGGGCAAAAAGTTCGACCGCG TGTCCCGCCTGCACTGTGAGAGCGAGTCCTTCAAGATGGACCTCATCCTGGATGTGAACATCCAGATCTACCCTGTGGACCTTG GTGACAAATTCCGCTTGGTCATTGCCAGCACCTTGTACGAGGACGGCACCCTGGATGATGGGGAGTATAACCCCACAGACGATAGGCCTTCCAG GGCAGACCAGTTTGAGTATGTGATGTACGGCAAGGTGTACAGGATCGAAGGAGATGAAACATCCACAGAGGCAGCCACACGCCT ctctgCCTACGTGTCCTATGGGGGGCTGCTCATGCGGCTGCAGGGAGATGCAAACAACCTGCATGGGTTTGAAGTGGATTCCAGGGTTTACCTGCTGATGAAGAAGCTGGCCTTCTAG
- the THPO gene encoding thrombopoietin isoform X2 — MKTGRCSPTRLVCDTRLIQKYIGEAKDMEKEVSQCQALPPLSCPMVLPLVDFSLKQWRTKTNETKRQEILCDLALLVGAVTGAQSQATQECTGTQLSQLYRHANSFLLLLQTFSWKAGPQEPGCSPRSMEWTDISGIFLTYRQLVQGKLRFFFHDLAKDSCKQGQGGGRDAPPRTW, encoded by the exons ATGAAAACGGGCCGTTGCAGCCCAACACGGCTGGTCTGCGACACCAGACTCATCCAGAAGTACATTGGGGAGGCAAAGGACATGGAGAAGGAAGTG aGCCAGTGCCAGGCGCTGCCTCCACTCAGCTGCCCCATGGTGCTACCCTTGGTGGACTTCAGCCTCAAGCAGTGGAGAACCAAAACG AACGAGACCAAGCGGCAGGAGATCCTGTGCGACCTGGCACTGCTGGTGGGCGCTGTGACAGGGGCCCAGAGTCAGGCGACCCAGGAGTGCACAGGCACACAGCTGAGCCAGCTTTACAGACATGCCaactccttcctcctgctcctgcagacCTTCAGCTGGAAG GCAGGACCCCAggagccaggctgctctccacgCTCCATGGAGTGGACAGACATCTCTGGGATCTTCCTCACCTACCGGCAGCTGGTGCAGGGAAAGCTGCGCTTCTTCTTCCACGACCTGGCCAAAGACTCATGCAAACAAGGCCAGGGGGGTGGCAGAGACGCCCCACCTAGAACCTGGTGA
- the THPO gene encoding thrombopoietin isoform X1, protein MELNRLLLLTSFLLHMKTGRCSPTRLVCDTRLIQKYIGEAKDMEKEVSQCQALPPLSCPMVLPLVDFSLKQWRTKTNETKRQEILCDLALLVGAVTGAQSQATQECTGTQLSQLYRHANSFLLLLQTFSWKAGPQEPGCSPRSMEWTDISGIFLTYRQLVQGKLRFFFHDLAKDSCKQGQGGGRDAPPRTW, encoded by the exons ATGGAGCTGAACA GACTGCTCCTCCTCACATCTTTCCTCCTGCACATGAAAACGGGCCGTTGCAGCCCAACACGGCTGGTCTGCGACACCAGACTCATCCAGAAGTACATTGGGGAGGCAAAGGACATGGAGAAGGAAGTG aGCCAGTGCCAGGCGCTGCCTCCACTCAGCTGCCCCATGGTGCTACCCTTGGTGGACTTCAGCCTCAAGCAGTGGAGAACCAAAACG AACGAGACCAAGCGGCAGGAGATCCTGTGCGACCTGGCACTGCTGGTGGGCGCTGTGACAGGGGCCCAGAGTCAGGCGACCCAGGAGTGCACAGGCACACAGCTGAGCCAGCTTTACAGACATGCCaactccttcctcctgctcctgcagacCTTCAGCTGGAAG GCAGGACCCCAggagccaggctgctctccacgCTCCATGGAGTGGACAGACATCTCTGGGATCTTCCTCACCTACCGGCAGCTGGTGCAGGGAAAGCTGCGCTTCTTCTTCCACGACCTGGCCAAAGACTCATGCAAACAAGGCCAGGGGGGTGGCAGAGACGCCCCACCTAGAACCTGGTGA